DNA sequence from the Streptomyces cinnabarinus genome:
CGTACTGAGGAGAGGGTCGTGACGACGATGACGGAAGCGTCCGTACGCGAGTTCAAGATGCCGGACGTCGGTGAGGGCCTCACCGAGGCCGAGATCCTCAAGTGGTACGTCCAGCCCGGTGACACGGTCACCGACGGCCAGGTGGTGTGCGAGGTCGAGACGGCCAAGGCCGCCGTCGAGCTGCCCATCCCCTACGACGGTGTGGTCCGCGCGCTGCACTTCCCCGAGGGCACCACGGTCGACGTGGGCACGTCGATCATCGCGGTCGACGTCTCGGGCGGCACCGCGGCTCCGGCGCCCGCCGAGGCCGCACCGGCCCCCGCCGCCGCCCCCGAGCCGGAGGAGGAGAAGCCGCAGGGCCGCCAGCCGGTGCTCGTCGGCTACGGCGTGGCCGCCTCCTCCACCAAGCGCCGCCCGCGCAAGGGCCCCACGGTCGCGGTGCCGGAGGCGTCCGCCGCGGTCCAGTCCGAGCTGAACGGCCACGGGCACGGTCCCGCGGCCGTCAAGGAGCGCCCGCTGGCCAAGCCGCCGGTGCGCAAGCTCGCCAAGGACCTCGGTGTCGACCTGGCGACCGTCACCCCGACCGGGCGCGACGGCGTCATCACCCGCGAGGACGTGCACGCGGCGGCGGCCCCGCCGAAGGCCCCGGAACCGGTGGTGGCGGCCCCCGCCCCCGCCGCGCCGGCGCCCGTGGCGACGTACGACGGCGCCCGCGAGACCCGGATCCCGGTCAAGGGTGTGCGCAAGGCGACGGCCGCGGCGATGGTCGGTTCGGCGTTCACGGCCCCGCATGTCACGGAGTTCGTGACGGTGGACGTGACCCGCACCGTGAAGCTGGTCGAGGAGCTGAAGCAGGACAAGGACATGCAGGGCCTGCGGGTCAACCCGCTCCTGCTGATCGCCAAGGCCCTGCTGGTCGCCATCAAGCGCAACCCGGACATCAACGCCTCCTGGGACGAGGCGAACCAGGAGATCGTGGTCAAGCACTACGTCAACCTGGGCATCGCCGCGGCCACCCCGCGCGGTCTGATCGTGCCGAACATCAAGGACGCGCACGACAAGACCCTGCCCCAGCTGGCCGGGTCCCTCGGTGAGCTGGTGTCGACGGCGCGGGAGGGCAAGACGTCCCCCGCCGCGATGCAGGGCGGCACGATGACCATCACCAACGTCGGCGTCTTCGGCGTCGACACCGGTACGCCGATCCTCAACCCCGGCGAGTCCGCGATCCTCGCGGTCGGCGCGATCAAGCTCCAGCCGTGGGTCCACAAGGGCAAGGTCAAGCCCCGTCAGGTCACCACCCTGGCGCTCTCCTTCGACCACCGGCTGGTCGACGGCGAACTGGGCTCCAGGGTGCTGGCCGACGTGGCGGCGATCCTGGAGCAGCCCAAGCGGCTGATCACCTGGGCGTAGGACAACGGGAAGGGGCCCGCCACGGGATCGTGGCGGGCCCCTTCCGTGCTTCCGCTTGCGTGCTCGCGTACGCGTCAGTCGCGCGGAGCGCCCGAGGGCAGCTGCCGCAGCTGCATCGTGGACGCCGTCGTCGTACCGAAGGCGTAGTCCATCAGCTTGCCCGCGTCCGTGAAGCGGTTGGTGTCGTTCAGCAGCACACCCACCACCGACTTGCCGTTACGGGTTCCGGCGAAGACCAGGCAGGGCCCCGAGGGGGTGTTGGTGCCCGTCTTCACACCGGTCGCGCCGGTGTAGGAGCCGATCAGCTTGTTGGTGTTGTACCAGGTGTACTTGCGCGTGCCGCCGGTGCTGGTCGGCGCGTAGTGCACGGTCGACGGCTTCTTCACGATGCCCGAGAACGTCGAGAACGTCATCGCGCTGCGGGTGAGCTTCGCGAGGTCGCGAGGCGTCGTGTAGTTCGTGTTCTGCGTGGAGTTGCCGTCGAACGAGTCGAAGTGCGTGTTCGTCAGGCCGAGGGCTTCGGCCTTCTTGTTCATCTTGGCGATGAAGTTCTTGGTGCGGGCCGCGACCGTGGTGCCGGTGCCGAACTTGTCGGCGAGCGCCATGGCGGCGTCGCAGCCGGACGGCAGCATCAGCGCGTTGAGCAGCTGCCGGACGGTGAGCTTGTCGCCGGTCTTCAGGTCCGCGCTGCTCGCGCCCACCTTGGCGACGTAGTCGCGGTAGGCCTGCTTGACGGTGACCTTGGTGTCCAGGTTCACGCCCGGTATGGCCAGCACGACCCGGGCCGTCATGATCTTCGTGGTGCTCGCCATCGGCCGCTTGGTGTCGGCGGCCTTGCTGTAGAGCGTGGAGCCGGTCGCGCTGTCGAGCATGAAGGCGCCCTTGGCGCTGACCGTGGGGGCGGTTGCGGCCTGGGCGGGTGCCGCCAGGGCGCCGCCCGCCACCAGCACACCGGTGGTGGCCACGACGGCGGCGGTGCGGCGGACGCGGACGCCCTTGATGCCGGTTATCACTGTTTTACGCTCCGAGTGGGTGTCAGCTGATCTTGGCGTAGCCGTAGTTGATGAGCTTCTGCACGTCCGTCGTGCGGTTGGCCGCGGAGGACGACGTGAGGACTGCGCCCATCACCGACTCGCCGTTCTTGGTGGCGGCGAAGACCAGGCAGTACTTGGACGACGTGCCGGAGCCCGTCTTGATGCCGAGCGTGCCGTTCCAGCCGAGCAGCGTGTTGGTGTTCTTCCAGGCACCCATGGTTCGGGTGGTACCGCTGCTGGTGATCGTCTTCGCCGTGTAGGACTTGGTCTTCACCACGGACTTGAAGGTGGAGTGCTTCATCGCGCTGCGGGCGAGCAGCGTCAGGTCCTTCGGCGTGGAGTAGTTCGAGCCGTTGCTGATGCCGTCGAACGAGTCGAAGTGCGTGTTCGTCATGCCGAGCTGCTTGGCCTTGTTGTTCATCTTGGCGATGAAGTTCTTGGTGCGGGCCGCGACCGTCGAGCCGGTGCCGAACTTGTCGGCGAGGGCCATGGCGGCGTCGCAGCCGGACGGCAGCATCATCCCGTACAGCAGCTGACGGACGGTGACCTTGTCACCGACGATCAGCCGGGCCGACGAAGCTCCCTTGGACACGATGTAGTCGCTGTACGCCTTCTTGATGGTGACCTTGGCGTCCAGGTTCAGGTTCGACTGCGCGAGCACGACCTTGGCGGTCATGATCTTCGTGGTGGAAGCGGTGAGCCGCTTGGTGTTGGGGGACTTGTAGTAGAGCGTCTTGCCGGTGGCGCCGTTCATCAGGTAGGCGCCCTTGGCGGTGACGCTGGGCGTCGTGGCGGCCTGCGCCGGCGCCGCGGTGAGGGCTCCGGTGACGAACATCGCGCCGGTCGTGACCACGACGGCCGCGGCTCTGCGGACCCGGAAGCCCTTATGTGCGGTTATCAACACAAATACCCCGTATATGTCGAATGCCCCTGATGTGCGGCCGAGTTGAAGGGGAAAGAAGGTGGGGCCGCACGTGTGTGACACGTAAGTAGCACACAAGGTTGTGCGGTAACTGGGGTGAATGTTGTCCGGGCCTGAGATCGTCGCCGAGGTGTCACCCGAAGGGGGTCCGCATGATGGACGACGGCCTCTCATGCGTACGTGTTGTATCTAAGATGTGCGCATGCCGTCCGCCTCGCCCACCGCCCCTGCCGCCCCCGTCAAGCAGCCCCCCGCCGCCGATCGCGTCTACAGCCACGTCAAGCGAGGCGTCCTGGACCGCCGCTACCAGGGCGGCACCCTCCTCACCGAGGGCGAACTGGCCGAGGCGACCGGCGTCTCCCGCACCCCCGTGCGCGAGGCGCTGCTGCGCCTGGAGGCCGAAGGGCTGATCAAGCTCTACCCCAAGAAGGGCGCCCTGGTCCTGCCGGTCTCGGCGCAGGAGATCGCCGACGTGGTGGAGACCCGGCTGCTGGTCGAGGAGCACGCGGCACGCAAGGCCGTCCCCGCGCCCGCCGGGCTCATCGAACGACTGGAGCGGCTGCTCGCCCGGCAGAAGGCCGAGGCCGCCGCCGGCGACCTGGCCGCGGCCGCCGTCACCGATCGCTGCTTCCACGCCGAGATCGTCCGCAGCGGCGGCAACGAGATCCTCTCCCGCCTCTACGACCAACTCCGCGACCGCCAGCTGCGGATGGGCGTGGCGATCATGCACTCGCACCCCGACCGGATCGCCAAGACCCTCACCGAGCACGAGGAGATCCTCGAAGCGCTGCGCGACGGCGACGCCGAACGGGCCGTCGGTGTCGTTCACCGGCACGTCGGCTGGTTCTCGCACCTGGCCCGGGGTGAGGTCCGATGACCGCGGGCGCGCTCCCGGGGGATCCGCCGGGCGGCCGGCGCGCCGTCGCCGTCTGGTCGATCGGCGTCTCGGTCTACTTCGTCGCCGTCATCTTCCGTACGTCGCTCGGCGTCGCCGGACTCGACGCGGCGGACCGCTTCGACGTCAACGCCTCCGCACTGTCCACCTTCTCCATCCTCCAGCTCCTCGTCTACGCGGGCATGCAGATACCCGTCGGACTGCTGGTCGACCGGCTCGGCACCAAGAAGGTGCTGACCATCGGCGTCGTGCTGTTCACGGCGGGCCAGCTCGGCTTCGCGTTCTCCCCGACGTACGGCATGGCCCTCGCCTCGCGGGCGCTGCTCGGCTGCGGTGACGCGATGACGTTCATCAGCGTGCTGCGGCTCGGCACCCGCTGGTTCCCCGCCCGGCGCGGACCGCTGGTCGCCCAGCTCGCGGGCCTGGCGGGGATGGCCGGCAACCTGGTCTCGACCCTGCTCCTGGCCCGGCTGCTGCACGGCGTCGGCTGGACGGCGGCGTTCGCGGGCAGCGCCCTCGCCGGGGCCGTCGTCCTCGTCCTGCTGCTCCTCTTCCTCAAGGACCACCCCGAGGGCCACGAACCGGAGCCCTTCCCGCACCAGGGCGCGGCCTACGTCCGCCGCCAGATCGCCGCCTCCTGGAAGGAACCGGGCACCCGGCTCGGCCTCTGGGTGCACTTCACCACCCAGTTCCCGGCGATGGTGTTCCTGCTCCTGTGGGGCCTGCCCTTCCTGGTCGAGGCCCAGGGCCTGTCCCGCGCCACCGCCGGCGAACTCCTCACCCTGGTCGTGCTCTCCAACATGGTGATCGGCCTGGTCTACGGCCAGGTCGTCGCCCGGCACCACGGGGCGCGGCTCCCGCTGGCCCTCGGCACGGTCGGCGCGACCGCGCTGGTGTGGGCGGCGACCCTCGGCTACCCGGCCGAGCACGCCCCCATGTGGCTGCTCATCGTGCTGTGCACGGTGCTCGGCGCGTGCGGCCCCGCCTCCATGCTCGGCTTCGACTTCGCCCGC
Encoded proteins:
- a CDS encoding MFS transporter, whose translation is MTAGALPGDPPGGRRAVAVWSIGVSVYFVAVIFRTSLGVAGLDAADRFDVNASALSTFSILQLLVYAGMQIPVGLLVDRLGTKKVLTIGVVLFTAGQLGFAFSPTYGMALASRALLGCGDAMTFISVLRLGTRWFPARRGPLVAQLAGLAGMAGNLVSTLLLARLLHGVGWTAAFAGSALAGAVVLVLLLLFLKDHPEGHEPEPFPHQGAAYVRRQIAASWKEPGTRLGLWVHFTTQFPAMVFLLLWGLPFLVEAQGLSRATAGELLTLVVLSNMVIGLVYGQVVARHHGARLPLALGTVGATALVWAATLGYPAEHAPMWLLIVLCTVLGACGPASMLGFDFARPANPPERQGTASGITNMGGFVASMTTLFAVGVLLDATGDDYTIAFSAVFVLQALGISQILRLRGRAARRERERLVASRVETVHVPA
- a CDS encoding GntR family transcriptional regulator: MPSASPTAPAAPVKQPPAADRVYSHVKRGVLDRRYQGGTLLTEGELAEATGVSRTPVREALLRLEAEGLIKLYPKKGALVLPVSAQEIADVVETRLLVEEHAARKAVPAPAGLIERLERLLARQKAEAAAGDLAAAAVTDRCFHAEIVRSGGNEILSRLYDQLRDRQLRMGVAIMHSHPDRIAKTLTEHEEILEALRDGDAERAVGVVHRHVGWFSHLARGEVR
- a CDS encoding D-alanyl-D-alanine carboxypeptidase family protein, whose protein sequence is MITAHKGFRVRRAAAVVVTTGAMFVTGALTAAPAQAATTPSVTAKGAYLMNGATGKTLYYKSPNTKRLTASTTKIMTAKVVLAQSNLNLDAKVTIKKAYSDYIVSKGASSARLIVGDKVTVRQLLYGMMLPSGCDAAMALADKFGTGSTVAARTKNFIAKMNNKAKQLGMTNTHFDSFDGISNGSNYSTPKDLTLLARSAMKHSTFKSVVKTKSYTAKTITSSGTTRTMGAWKNTNTLLGWNGTLGIKTGSGTSSKYCLVFAATKNGESVMGAVLTSSSAANRTTDVQKLINYGYAKIS
- a CDS encoding D-alanyl-D-alanine carboxypeptidase family protein; translated protein: MITGIKGVRVRRTAAVVATTGVLVAGGALAAPAQAATAPTVSAKGAFMLDSATGSTLYSKAADTKRPMASTTKIMTARVVLAIPGVNLDTKVTVKQAYRDYVAKVGASSADLKTGDKLTVRQLLNALMLPSGCDAAMALADKFGTGTTVAARTKNFIAKMNKKAEALGLTNTHFDSFDGNSTQNTNYTTPRDLAKLTRSAMTFSTFSGIVKKPSTVHYAPTSTGGTRKYTWYNTNKLIGSYTGATGVKTGTNTPSGPCLVFAGTRNGKSVVGVLLNDTNRFTDAGKLMDYAFGTTTASTMQLRQLPSGAPRD
- a CDS encoding dihydrolipoamide acetyltransferase family protein, producing the protein MTTMTEASVREFKMPDVGEGLTEAEILKWYVQPGDTVTDGQVVCEVETAKAAVELPIPYDGVVRALHFPEGTTVDVGTSIIAVDVSGGTAAPAPAEAAPAPAAAPEPEEEKPQGRQPVLVGYGVAASSTKRRPRKGPTVAVPEASAAVQSELNGHGHGPAAVKERPLAKPPVRKLAKDLGVDLATVTPTGRDGVITREDVHAAAAPPKAPEPVVAAPAPAAPAPVATYDGARETRIPVKGVRKATAAAMVGSAFTAPHVTEFVTVDVTRTVKLVEELKQDKDMQGLRVNPLLLIAKALLVAIKRNPDINASWDEANQEIVVKHYVNLGIAAATPRGLIVPNIKDAHDKTLPQLAGSLGELVSTAREGKTSPAAMQGGTMTITNVGVFGVDTGTPILNPGESAILAVGAIKLQPWVHKGKVKPRQVTTLALSFDHRLVDGELGSRVLADVAAILEQPKRLITWA